A window of the Pseudomonas fluorescens genome harbors these coding sequences:
- the gltP gene encoding glutamate/aspartate:proton symporter GltP yields the protein MKKAKLSLAWQILIGLVLGIAIGALLNHFSAEKAWWISNVLQPAGDIFIRLIKMIVIPIVISSLIVGIAGVGDAKKLGRIGLKTIIYFEIVTTIAIVVGLLLANLFHPGAGIDMSTLGTVDISKYQATAAEVQHEHAFIETILNLIPSNIFAAMARGEMLPIIFFSVLFGLGLSSLQSDLREPLVKMFQGVSESMFKVTHMIMNYAPIGVFALIAVTVANFGFASLLPLAKLVILVYVAIAFFAFVVLGLIAKMFGFSVIKLMRIFKDELVLAYSTASSETVLPRVIEKMEAYGAPKAICSFVVPTGYSFNLDGSTLYQSIAAIFIAQLYGIDLSISQQLLLVLTLMVTSKGIAGVPGVSFVVLLATLGSVGIPLEGLAFIAGVDRVMDMARTALNVIGNALAVLVIARWEGMYDDAKGQRYWNSLPHWRSKEKLPAGDVSKN from the coding sequence ATGAAGAAGGCAAAGCTTAGCCTCGCCTGGCAGATCCTCATCGGTCTGGTGTTGGGGATTGCAATCGGTGCGTTGCTCAACCATTTCAGTGCCGAGAAGGCCTGGTGGATCAGCAACGTCCTGCAACCGGCAGGCGATATCTTTATCCGTCTGATCAAGATGATCGTGATCCCGATCGTCATCTCTTCCCTGATCGTCGGCATCGCCGGCGTGGGCGACGCCAAGAAGCTCGGGCGTATCGGCCTGAAGACCATCATCTACTTCGAAATCGTCACCACCATTGCCATCGTCGTCGGCCTGCTGCTGGCCAACCTGTTCCATCCGGGTGCCGGCATCGACATGAGCACTCTGGGCACTGTGGACATCTCCAAGTACCAGGCGACCGCCGCCGAAGTGCAGCATGAACACGCGTTCATCGAGACCATCCTCAACCTGATCCCGTCGAACATCTTCGCGGCCATGGCCCGCGGCGAGATGCTGCCGATCATCTTCTTCTCCGTGCTGTTCGGCCTCGGTCTGTCGAGCCTGCAGTCGGATCTGCGCGAGCCGCTGGTAAAGATGTTCCAGGGCGTGTCGGAAAGCATGTTCAAAGTCACCCACATGATCATGAACTACGCGCCAATCGGTGTGTTCGCCCTGATCGCGGTGACCGTGGCCAACTTCGGTTTTGCCTCGCTGCTGCCGCTGGCAAAACTGGTGATCCTGGTTTACGTCGCCATCGCCTTCTTCGCCTTCGTGGTGCTGGGCCTGATCGCCAAGATGTTCGGTTTCTCGGTGATCAAGCTGATGCGCATCTTCAAGGATGAACTGGTGCTGGCTTACTCCACCGCTTCCTCGGAAACCGTGCTGCCACGCGTGATCGAGAAGATGGAAGCCTATGGCGCACCGAAAGCCATCTGCAGCTTCGTGGTACCGACCGGCTACTCGTTCAACCTCGACGGTTCGACCCTGTACCAGTCCATCGCGGCGATCTTCATTGCCCAGCTGTACGGCATCGACCTGTCGATCAGCCAGCAACTGCTGCTGGTTCTGACCCTGATGGTCACCTCCAAAGGCATCGCCGGTGTACCGGGCGTGTCCTTCGTGGTGCTGCTGGCCACTCTGGGCAGCGTCGGCATTCCGCTGGAAGGCCTGGCCTTCATCGCCGGTGTCGACCGTGTGATGGACATGGCCCGTACCGCTCTGAACGTGATCGGTAACGCCCTCGCCGTACTGGTCATCGCTCGTTGGGAAGGCATGTACGACGACGCCAAGGGCCAGCGCTACTGGAACTCGCTGCCGCACTGGCGCAGCAAGGAAAAACTGCCGGCCGGTGACGTTTCGAAAAACTGA
- a CDS encoding inhibitor of vertebrate lysozyme family protein, with translation MKGLKTLAAALLLGGSAMAMAANDGQARVNELLSSDPQYRETWEGVVKKEERLPEWVMNLSGAPDQQMNAVTEDGDQYLVGPLCESQDKCLNHRLIVAFSFDKKHAYAMLVDVPEGLPADKSPTRHATYRFLGKPDQGMQDLLMETLKKDPNWY, from the coding sequence ATGAAGGGTTTAAAGACACTGGCAGCCGCCCTGCTTCTGGGCGGTAGTGCCATGGCGATGGCGGCCAATGACGGCCAGGCGCGGGTCAACGAGCTGTTGAGTTCCGACCCGCAATACAGGGAAACCTGGGAAGGCGTGGTGAAGAAGGAAGAACGCCTGCCGGAATGGGTGATGAACCTCTCCGGCGCGCCGGATCAGCAGATGAACGCCGTGACTGAAGATGGCGATCAGTATCTGGTGGGGCCGCTCTGCGAGTCGCAGGACAAATGCCTCAACCACCGCCTGATAGTCGCTTTCAGCTTCGACAAGAAACACGCTTACGCCATGCTGGTCGATGTGCCCGAAGGACTGCCGGCCGACAAGTCGCCAACGCGACATGCCACCTACCGCTTCCTCGGCAAGCCCGACCAGGGCATGCAGGATCTGTTGATGGAAACGCTGAAGAAAGATCCGAACTGGTATTGA
- a CDS encoding DUF1328 domain-containing protein encodes MLSWAITFLIIAIIAAVLGFGGIAGTATGIAKILFVVFLVMFIASFFFGRRGRG; translated from the coding sequence ATGTTGAGCTGGGCAATCACATTCCTGATCATTGCCATCATCGCTGCAGTACTGGGCTTCGGTGGTATCGCGGGCACCGCCACGGGTATCGCCAAGATTCTCTTTGTCGTTTTCCTGGTGATGTTCATCGCTTCCTTCTTCTTTGGCCGTCGCGGTCGAGGTTGA
- the algB gene encoding sigma-54-dependent response regulator transcription factor AlgB — protein sequence MESATEHQGRILLVDDESAILRTFRYCLEDEGYTVATANSAAQADALLQRQVFDLCFLDLRLGEDNGLDVLAQMRIQAPWMRVVIVTAHSAVDTAVDAIQAGAADYLVKPCSPDQLRLATAKQLEVRQLSARLEALEGEIRKPKDGLDSHSPAMKVVLETARQVASTDANILILGESGTGKGELARAIHGWSKREKKSCVTINCPSLTAELMESELFGHSRGAFTGASESTLGRVNQADGGTLFLDEIGDFPLTLQPKLLRFIQDKEYERVGDPVTRRADVRILAATNLNLEDMVRDGRFREDLLYRLNVITLHLPPLRERAEDILTLADRFLARFVKEYARPARGFSDEAREALLGYRWPGNIRELRNVVERASIICPQERVEISHLGMAEQPANNAPRVGAALSLDELEKAHIGAVLATAGTLDQAAKTLGIDASTLYRKRKQYNL from the coding sequence ATGGAATCAGCCACTGAGCACCAAGGCCGCATTCTGCTGGTGGACGATGAATCCGCCATCCTGCGAACCTTCCGTTATTGCCTCGAAGACGAAGGTTATACCGTCGCCACCGCCAACAGCGCGGCTCAGGCTGACGCGCTGTTGCAACGTCAGGTGTTCGACCTGTGCTTCCTCGATTTGCGTCTGGGCGAAGACAACGGCCTGGATGTATTGGCGCAGATGCGCATTCAGGCGCCATGGATGCGGGTGGTGATCGTCACCGCCCATTCGGCTGTCGATACGGCGGTCGATGCCATTCAGGCCGGCGCTGCCGATTATCTGGTCAAACCGTGCAGCCCGGATCAATTGCGCCTGGCGACCGCCAAGCAGCTCGAAGTACGTCAGCTTTCGGCGCGTCTGGAAGCCCTCGAAGGCGAGATCCGCAAACCCAAGGACGGTCTCGATTCCCACAGCCCGGCGATGAAAGTCGTACTGGAAACTGCGCGGCAGGTGGCGAGCACCGACGCCAACATCCTGATCCTCGGTGAGTCCGGCACCGGTAAAGGTGAGCTGGCCCGAGCCATTCACGGCTGGAGCAAGCGCGAGAAGAAATCCTGCGTCACCATCAATTGCCCGTCGCTGACCGCTGAACTGATGGAGAGCGAGCTGTTCGGTCACAGTCGCGGCGCATTCACCGGGGCTAGCGAAAGTACTCTGGGCCGCGTCAATCAGGCCGATGGTGGCACGCTTTTTCTCGACGAGATCGGCGATTTTCCCCTGACATTGCAACCAAAGTTGCTGCGGTTCATTCAGGACAAGGAATACGAGCGGGTAGGGGATCCGGTTACCCGCCGCGCCGATGTACGCATTCTCGCTGCCACCAACCTCAATCTCGAAGACATGGTGCGCGACGGACGTTTCCGTGAAGACTTGCTCTATCGCCTGAACGTCATCACCCTGCATTTGCCCCCGCTGCGCGAACGAGCCGAAGACATCCTGACCCTGGCCGACCGTTTCCTCGCACGCTTTGTGAAGGAATACGCGCGCCCGGCCCGGGGCTTCAGTGACGAGGCCCGCGAAGCACTGCTGGGTTATCGCTGGCCCGGCAATATTCGCGAGCTGCGCAACGTGGTCGAGCGGGCGAGCATCATTTGCCCGCAGGAGCGCGTGGAGATCAGCCACCTCGGCATGGCCGAACAACCGGCGAACAACGCGCCACGGGTCGGGGCCGCGTTGAGCCTCGATGAGTTGGAGAAAGCCCACATCGGCGCAGTACTGGCGACTGCCGGAACCCTCGATCAGGCCGCCAAGACCCTGGGGATCGACGCCTCGACCCTGTATCGCAAGCGCAAGCAGTACAACCTGTGA